The sequence TCGATACAGCTGAGGAGACTGCAGCAAAGGTCGTTGACCTGATCAGAAGCATGAAGAACCACAGGTACCAGATGGTGCCTATCAGGGTCAGGGAATCCCCGGGCTTCCTGGTGAACAGGCTCCTTGTCCCCATGCTGAACGAGGCATGCTTCCTCCTCGAGGAGGGCATAGCCTCCGCCGGTGACATAGATACGGCAATGAAAAAAGGTGCAGGGCTGCCCATGGGACCGCTTGAGCTGGCAGACATGGTCGGAGTGGACATCTCGTACAATGTCTCGAAGGTTCTGTACGACGAATTCTGTGACTCCAAGTACAGACCATCACCGCTGCTTAAAAGAATGGTTGATGCGGGAAGACTGGGAAGGAAGACCGGAAAGGGATTTTTTGACTATTCCTCACAGTGAACGTGGCAACGGTAATTTCATGCATCACGGCAAGACGCATTCATATGGAGGGAAATGCAGATTTTGCACATCGATTTATACAGAAGAAGATACAGGAGAAGGCGCTTACATCAATACTGGAAGGTGAAATGATTGGTTGATTTCTCATTTTCCGAAGAACAGGAATTGCTGAGGGAAAGTGCAAGGAAATTTTTCGAGACGGAGCTTAGACCGCTTTCCGCCCAGATCGACAGGGAAGCCAGATTCCCTTCTGAAATCATAAGCAGGATGGCGGGAATGGGATACATGGGAGTGCCAATTCCGGAGGAGTACGGCGGAGCCGGTCTTGGAAAAACGGGGTACTGCATTCTTCTCGAGGAGCTTGGCCGTGTGGATGCTTCTGTGTGCACAATCCTCAGCGCACACTGTTCACTAGGAAGCATCCCGCTGCTCTACTTTGGAAATGAGGAACAGAAACAGAAATACCTAATACCGGCAGCAAAGGGGACAACCCTGCACTCTTTCAATCTTTCAGAACCGGGCGCCGGTTCAGATGCTTCATCCATACAGACAACGGCGACAAAGGAGGGGCATAGCTACGTGATTAACGGCACAAAGCTCTGGGCAACTAACGGAAAGGAGGCAGATGTCTACATTGTTTTTGCCGCCACCGCCAGAAAACAGGGTGCCGCCGGTGGATTGACCGCATTCATTGTCGAAAGGAAATTTGGTGGTATCAAATTCGGGAGAGAAGAGGAAAAGATGGGAATCAGGGGAAGCAGCACTATGCAGCTGTTCTACGACAACGTTAGCGTCCCAGAGGAGAATGTTCTTGGCAGGATCGGAGATGGCTTCAGGATCGCTATGACAACACTGGATGTCGGGAGGATTACGCTTTCAGCAGGTTCCCTGGGTGCATCATCCAGGGCAATAGAGCTTGCTCTTGCATACGCAAAAAACAGGATACAGTTCGGCAGGTCTATCGCGGAATTTCAGGCTATCCAGTTCAAGCTTGCAGAAATGGGGATAAGGACGGAAGCACTCCGTTACTTCCTATACAACGTAGCTGCAAGAGCGGATGCTTTGGGAACGGACGTTTCCGCGTGGCCGAAAAGCAAAAGGGAGGATCTTACCAGGGAAGCAGCCATGCTCAAAACATTTGCAAGTGAAACAGCCTCTTTCTGTGTGGATGAATCGCTTCAGATACATGGCGGAACAGGATTCATCAAAACCTCCGAGATTGAAAGAATGTACAGGGATGCCCGTATTGCCGAAATATACGAGGGAACAAATGAAATACAGAGAATGGTCATCGGCCGGGATATGGCAAGAAGAGGATGGCACTGATTCGTACACATTCGGAGCATAAATGATCGTGGTGATAAATTGGAGAGAATAATGAAGATCCAGGCGCTGCTCTACAATGCAGCCGAAAGCATGGAGTATCTGCTGCTGAGGAGACCAGAGAGCAGAGGAGGAATGTGGGGACCGGTGACAGGTCATGTCGAAAAGGGCGAAAAACTCCTGGATGCGCTACAGAGAGAAATAGAGGAGGAGACAGGCATTGGAGAGCTGGCATACATCATTGATCTGCGCGTTCCATTCGAATTCACGAAAGATAATACTAAAATTGAAGAACATTCCTTTGGCGTCCAGACAGGAACCAGGGAAGTTCGAATTTCGGAAGAGCATGTCGAATATGCATGGCTGCCCTATAAACAGGCGGCGGAAAGACTGAACTGGCCAAATCAGAAGACATCGCTTCAGGTACTGAATGACATGATTAACCTCTGAATCAGGTCACTCTTGTTGCCCCGTGACAGTCCAGCCTGGACTGAAATGCAGATTTCGACCACAATTTATAAATTATCAAGATTGATAGCAACATTAGTCTGGCAGCTGGCAAAGACGTCTTCGTTCTTTGGAAGGAAGGTGGGATGCATGCTCTCTGCAGACGCCGGATCGTGCTGATATGAAAACAGGATACAGGGCGCTGATTGGTGCTATCGTTGCAATTTTGGTTCTAGCCGCAGCTGGCGCCATTCATCTCGAGGCATATCTTTCAATTCTTATTGCTTCGCTCCTTGCCGGTGCAATCGTATCGGAGAGGGTCAGGATTGCCAGCGCGTTTTCCATGGCCCTTGTTTTCAGCATTCTGTCGCTGGCTGCACTGCTCTACTGGCAGCATTTATTTGTTTCCTTCCCTTTTTTGGAGATCCCATTCACCGTTACCATTTCCCCGTATATTGCCGCGTCCGGTTCCTCCCAGGAGATTTTTCAGCTCGGGTATGAAATTGCGGTCACGCTTCTTGGAGGAACAATCGGTGCAGTCGCCACCCATTTCTTTATTGACATTTTAAAGAAACAGGGTAACGCTGCCGAGAGCGGGGAAACAGAAATTGACAGG comes from Candidatus Sysuiplasma jiujiangense and encodes:
- a CDS encoding acyl-CoA dehydrogenase family protein, coding for MVDFSFSEEQELLRESARKFFETELRPLSAQIDREARFPSEIISRMAGMGYMGVPIPEEYGGAGLGKTGYCILLEELGRVDASVCTILSAHCSLGSIPLLYFGNEEQKQKYLIPAAKGTTLHSFNLSEPGAGSDASSIQTTATKEGHSYVINGTKLWATNGKEADVYIVFAATARKQGAAGGLTAFIVERKFGGIKFGREEEKMGIRGSSTMQLFYDNVSVPEENVLGRIGDGFRIAMTTLDVGRITLSAGSLGASSRAIELALAYAKNRIQFGRSIAEFQAIQFKLAEMGIRTEALRYFLYNVAARADALGTDVSAWPKSKREDLTREAAMLKTFASETASFCVDESLQIHGGTGFIKTSEIERMYRDARIAEIYEGTNEIQRMVIGRDMARRGWH
- a CDS encoding NUDIX domain-containing protein — translated: MERIMKIQALLYNAAESMEYLLLRRPESRGGMWGPVTGHVEKGEKLLDALQREIEEETGIGELAYIIDLRVPFEFTKDNTKIEEHSFGVQTGTREVRISEEHVEYAWLPYKQAAERLNWPNQKTSLQVLNDMINL